The proteins below come from a single Mucilaginibacter mali genomic window:
- a CDS encoding acyl-CoA dehydrogenase family protein, with the protein MSTNETASAIKGGEFLIRETPANSIFIPEEWNEEQQMIAQTCTDFLAQNVVPNLARIDEQEEGLMPHLMEEAGQLGLLSISIPEEYGGFGKDFKTSMLVTEKLGAGNSFSVAFSAHTGIGTLPILYYGNEEQKAKYIPKLASGEWKGAYCLTEPGAGSDANSGKSRAKLSADGKHYLITGQKMWITNAGFADVFTVFAKIDDDENLSAFIVEKGFEGLSLNTEEHKMGIKGSSTRQVFFNDCKVPVENLLSERQNGFKIAVNILNIGRIKLGGATIGASKEIINLAVKYANEREQFGRPISKYGAIRYKIAQQVIRTYASESAIYRASQNMEEATEHLIATGMDPIKAKLKGTEQFAIEAAIIKVDASETLDYVVDEGVQIYGGMGYSAEAPMDRAYRDSRINRIFEGTNEINRMLTVDMMLKRAMKGELDLMGPAQQVAGELMSIPDFGASEEETLFSKEKKYIANFKKAVLMVAGAAVQKLMMQLAKEQEVLMNLADMLIELYVAESLQLRVEKLVGMRGEEACALQLDMMRVFINDAAEKIMHSGKEALNSFAEGDERRMMMMGLRRFTKTEDVNTTAARRNIAAKVIEENKYCF; encoded by the coding sequence ATGAGTACCAACGAAACTGCAAGCGCCATTAAAGGGGGCGAATTCCTGATCAGGGAAACCCCGGCCAACAGCATTTTTATCCCCGAGGAATGGAACGAAGAACAGCAGATGATAGCCCAAACCTGTACGGATTTTTTGGCGCAGAACGTGGTCCCCAACCTTGCCCGTATAGATGAACAAGAAGAAGGCCTGATGCCGCACCTGATGGAAGAAGCTGGTCAGTTGGGTTTACTGAGCATCTCTATCCCCGAGGAATACGGCGGTTTCGGTAAAGATTTTAAAACATCGATGCTGGTTACCGAAAAACTGGGCGCGGGCAACTCGTTCTCGGTAGCGTTTTCGGCGCATACGGGTATCGGCACGCTGCCTATCCTGTATTATGGTAACGAGGAGCAAAAGGCCAAATACATCCCCAAACTGGCCAGCGGCGAGTGGAAGGGCGCTTATTGTTTGACCGAGCCGGGTGCAGGGTCGGATGCCAACTCGGGTAAATCGAGGGCTAAACTATCGGCCGATGGTAAGCACTACCTTATCACCGGGCAAAAAATGTGGATCACCAATGCCGGCTTCGCCGATGTGTTTACCGTTTTTGCCAAGATAGACGATGATGAGAACCTGAGTGCGTTCATCGTAGAGAAAGGCTTTGAAGGCTTATCGCTGAATACCGAGGAACATAAAATGGGTATCAAGGGTAGCTCTACCCGCCAGGTATTCTTTAACGATTGCAAAGTGCCGGTAGAGAACCTGCTGTCCGAGCGCCAGAACGGCTTTAAGATAGCCGTAAATATCCTTAACATTGGCCGTATCAAGCTGGGCGGTGCTACCATTGGTGCCAGTAAAGAGATCATCAACCTGGCCGTTAAATACGCTAACGAACGCGAGCAATTCGGTCGCCCTATCTCTAAATATGGGGCTATCCGTTATAAAATAGCGCAGCAGGTGATCCGTACCTACGCTTCCGAATCAGCCATTTACCGCGCCAGTCAGAATATGGAAGAAGCGACCGAACACCTGATCGCCACCGGTATGGACCCGATCAAAGCCAAACTGAAAGGTACCGAACAATTCGCCATCGAAGCGGCTATTATTAAGGTAGATGCCTCTGAAACGTTGGATTATGTAGTAGACGAAGGCGTACAGATCTACGGCGGCATGGGCTACAGCGCCGAAGCGCCGATGGACCGTGCCTATCGCGACTCGCGCATTAACCGCATTTTTGAGGGTACTAACGAGATCAACCGTATGCTTACGGTAGATATGATGCTGAAACGCGCCATGAAAGGCGAATTGGACCTGATGGGCCCCGCCCAGCAAGTGGCCGGCGAGTTGATGAGCATCCCGGACTTCGGCGCATCGGAAGAAGAAACGCTGTTTAGCAAAGAGAAGAAATACATCGCCAATTTTAAAAAAGCGGTGCTGATGGTGGCTGGTGCTGCCGTACAAAAACTGATGATGCAACTGGCCAAAGAGCAGGAAGTGCTGATGAACCTGGCCGATATGCTGATAGAGTTGTACGTAGCCGAATCGCTGCAATTACGGGTTGAAAAACTGGTAGGCATGCGCGGCGAAGAAGCCTGTGCCCTGCAACTGGATATGATGCGCGTGTTCATAAATGATGCCGCCGAAAAGATCATGCACTCGGGCAAGGAAGCGCTGAACTCGTTCGCCGAAGGCGATGAACGCCGCATGATGATGATGGGCTTGCGCCGCTTCACCAAAACCGAAGATGTGAACACCACCGCCGCCCGCAGAAACATAGCGGCTAAGGTGATCGAAGAAAATAAGTATTGTTTTTGA
- a CDS encoding electron transfer flavoprotein subunit beta/FixA family protein yields MKILVCISQVPDTSTKIILKDSDTAINSQGTTWIINPYDEWYALVRALELKEAGTASDVHLVTVGRADVDPVIRKALALGGDEAIRIDADSNDPYETAHYIAEYAKTGGYDLVLCGKESIDYNNGTAGAMLAELLDADYVGFATDIQIAGTTATIKREIEGGEETDTCSLPVVISCQKGVAEARIPNMRGIMAARTRPLKVVTPTAVGAVTQIKSYQLPPAKAGVKLVSPDDMDALVEMLHSDAKVI; encoded by the coding sequence ATGAAAATATTAGTGTGTATTAGCCAGGTGCCGGATACCAGCACCAAAATTATACTGAAAGATAGCGATACCGCCATTAACAGCCAGGGTACCACCTGGATAATTAACCCTTACGATGAGTGGTACGCCTTGGTGCGTGCGCTGGAATTAAAAGAAGCCGGTACAGCAAGTGATGTGCATTTGGTGACCGTCGGCCGTGCCGATGTGGATCCGGTGATCCGTAAGGCGCTGGCACTGGGTGGCGATGAGGCTATCCGTATTGATGCCGATAGCAACGACCCTTACGAGACCGCCCATTACATTGCCGAGTATGCAAAGACCGGTGGCTACGACCTGGTGCTGTGCGGTAAGGAATCGATAGATTATAACAACGGTACCGCAGGTGCCATGCTGGCCGAATTGTTAGATGCCGACTACGTAGGCTTCGCTACAGATATACAAATAGCCGGAACAACAGCTACCATAAAACGCGAGATAGAAGGTGGCGAGGAGACCGATACCTGCAGCCTGCCGGTAGTGATATCGTGCCAAAAAGGTGTGGCCGAAGCCCGTATCCCTAACATGCGCGGCATTATGGCGGCGCGTACCCGTCCGCTTAAAGTGGTTACCCCAACGGCCGTTGGCGCGGTAACGCAAATTAAAAGCTACCAGTTGCCGCCTGCAAAGGCCGGGGTAAAACTGGTTAGCCCGGACGATATGGATGCGCTGGTAGAAATGCTGCACAGCGATGCAAAGGTTATCTGA